GGCGGAGCGGTCGCTGCCGACGGCCGGGTTTTGGGCTGGACCGGGTTCAATGGAGTGGCTGCGGCCGGTTTATCCTGGTCGGCGCGCGGCGGCGCTGCGGATGATCTGACCAATGGGTGGGATGCAGGGGCCGTCCATACCTAGACGGCTGCCGAGATAGTCCCAAAAGGTCAGGGCGTGTTTGCGCAGGGTCTTGGTAATGGAGACGAAGGTGTCGAGGCAGCGGCGCCCCTCGTCGCCACGGGTGCCGCCGCTGATTTTGCGCTTTTCGACGCGGATGCGGATGTCGCCTTCGGAGTTGTTGGTGTGGAGCGGGATGTCGGGGCGATCGAGCACGCGCAAGAGTTTGCTCTTGATGGCGAACAGCGCGTCGAGAACGGCGTCGAGCGCGGCAAAGCCGGTGGTTCCGGCGTTGAAGATGCGATCGAAGCGGGCTCGCAGTCGGCGGCTTGCGGCAGCGTCGACGCGGCCGGCCTTGGCGTATTGTTTGAGCACTCGATAAAGCTTCCAGATCCGGTCGCGCGTGCGCTCGACCAGTCGGTGCTGCTCGGGTGTCGCACAGGCAACCTGCTGGACTTGTCTCTCGGCATGGATCCAGCACCGGGCATGGTCGCCGATGGCAAATTGCGGGGCGCCATCACTGACGACGACCACGCCATCGAGCAGGCGCTGCTCGACGATGGCTCCCCATAAGGCACCTTCCGTCGCGCATTGCTGGTGATGGGCGCCGGTGATACCGAGTGCCGTCAGGTGCCCTTGCCAGTTCTGGTCGTCGGCGAACGCCTTGGCCGGCGCCTCGGCCAGCGGGTCGATCAGGGCCTGCGGCAAACCGTGATCCTGCCAATACGCGACGGCCGCATCGGTGACGCGATAGCCGAACACCCCGCCCAGCAGCAGCGTCCTGAGGAAATTGAGCCGGCTCTTGCTCTCCGTGGTCTCGAAGAAGGCAAAGTGCTGGTTGCCGATATGCGTCGTGTGGCCATTGCGGCCCTGATGGCGGGCGCCGGTATCGTCGACCGTCAGCGCCGTGGCGCAGGAAAGGCCGGCGGCCAGGATCTCCTGCTTCTCGGCGTGGAACGCCGCCTTGCCCTCGGTCAAGAGATTGCTCAGCGCGGCCAGCGACATCTTAATGCCGAAGGCATGCAGCTGGGCGAGCAGCTTCGGCTCGGTCACATTGCACTCGTAGT
The window above is part of the Candidatus Dormiibacterota bacterium genome. Proteins encoded here:
- a CDS encoding transposase — translated: MPRPPTRPDLDSMKPDDVKALVVDLLEEIGRLRDEIARLKGLPPRPPFKPSRMEDGTDSERTPSDKRSARGSKRPRNGGRKGSVRTADLTIHEEKVLKPWALPEGCRFKGRKRFVVQDLRLEAHVTRYHRACYRAPDGTLVTAPLPAGIVGHFGANLVRFVLQQYYECNVTEPKLLAQLHAFGIKMSLAALSNLLTEGKAAFHAEKQEILAAGLSCATALTVDDTGARHQGRNGHTTHIGNQHFAFFETTESKSRLNFLRTLLLGGVFGYRVTDAAVAYWQDHGLPQALIDPLAEAPAKAFADDQNWQGHLTALGITGAHHQQCATEGALWGAIVEQRLLDGVVVVSDGAPQFAIGDHARCWIHAERQVQQVACATPEQHRLVERTRDRIWKLYRVLKQYAKAGRVDAAASRRLRARFDRIFNAGTTGFAALDAVLDALFAIKSKLLRVLDRPDIPLHTNNSEGDIRIRVEKRKISGGTRGDEGRRCLDTFVSITKTLRKHALTFWDYLGSRLGMDGPCIPPIGQIIRSAAARRPG